The sequence GGCGGGGGGAGGGTGAGGCGCATCAGTTCAGGTGATGTTGCGTCACGTGACCCGCGCATCGGTCTCGTCGCATGATGCGTCCGCGCCGTGAGGAAGCGCACGCGGGCCGATGCGCTTGACCCCCACCCAACCTCCCCCTTTCAGGGGGAGGGGTCAGAGACGGCGGCGAGCGGGGTTTGATGACTTTTGCATCAGGGAGGTGTCGGAGGGCGGAACGCCCTCTGACGCAAGTCAACCGAATGGTCCCCCTTCGAGCCCAGCGGCCGGAGTGGTAAACTGCCCCCATGTCCAAGTCGAACCTTGATGAAGCACGCAAGCGAGCGGCGAAGCTGCGCGAGGAGATCGAGCGGCACAATCGGCTCTACTACGTTCAGGCCGCGCCGCAGATCACCGATCAGCAGTTCGACGCCCTGCTCAAGGGGCTGCAAGACCTCGAAGCCGCCCACCCCGAACTGGTCACGTCCGACAGCCCCACCCAGCGCGTCGGCGGCGAACCCATCGAGGGCTTCGACACCGTCGAACACGCCTCGCCGATGATGTCGATCGACAATACCTACGACGAACAAGACCTGCGTAAATGGATGGCCCGGAACGAAAAGAACCTCGCGGCCGAGGGCGGCGGGCTCTTCGGCGAGGCGATCGGGTATGTGTGCATGCCCAAGATCGACGGCGTGGCGATCAGTCTGCGCTATGAGCAGGGCAAACTCATCCGGGCCGTCACGCGCGGCGACGGCCGGCGGGGCGACGACATCACCGCCAACGCCAAAACCATCCGCGCCATTCCCCTTTCCCTCGAGTCCACACAAAAACATCCCGTCCCCGACGTGATCGACATCCGCGGCGAAGTCTTCATGACCTTCGACACCTTCAACAAGATCAACGCCGAGCGCGAGGCCGCCGGGGAGGCCCTCTTCGCCAACCCGCGCAACTTCACCGCCGGGACGCTCAAGCAGCTTGACCCCAAGGTCACCGCCCGTCGCTCCCTCCGCTTCTACGCCCACAGCCGCGGCATCGTCGAACCCGATCACGCCGGGTCGTTTTCCGACTACCTCGAAGCGCTCAAGTCATGGGGCGTGCCCGTCACCGCCGGGACGGAGCGATTCGACGATGCGGACAAGGTCTGGCGATACATCGCCGACTACGACAAGCAGCGCCGCGCCTGGGCCTACCCCGTCGACGGCGTCGTCGTCACCATCGACCGCTTCGACCAGCAGCGCGCCCTGGGCGAAACCAGCAAAGCCCCGCGCTGGCGCATCGCCTACAAATACGCCCCCGATCAGGCGACGACGAAACTGATGCAAGTCGATTGGCAGGTGGGCAAGATCGGAAAGCTCACGCCGCGCGCGACCATGGAACCCGTCGAACTCGCCGGGACCACCGTCTCGCACGCCACGCTGCACAACTTCGGCTACATCACCAAGCTCGACATCCGCCTTCACGATCACGTCGTCGTCGAGAAGGCCGGCGAAATCATCCCGCAGGTCGTCGAGGTCAAAAAGGACCAGCGCACCGGGCACGAGAAGAAGATTCATCCGCCCGAAAAATGCCCCGAGTGCGGCGGGCCGGTCGAGATCATCATGGACCCCGACCGCGTCAAAAAAGTCGAAAAAGACGCGGAAAATCACGAGCCGATCGGCGATGCCGACGAAACCGGGCGCTTCTGCATCAACCCCGAATGCCCCGCGCAGTTCCGCGAGAAACTCATCTGGTTCGCCCATCGCGGACAGATGGACATCGACGGCCTGGGCGAGAAGCTCGTCGATCAACTGCTCGCCCACAACCTCGTGCATCACTTCGCCGACCTGTACGCGCTGAAGGCGGAGCAGCTTGCGGGGCTGGAGCGCATGGGCGAGAAGTCGGCGGCGAACGTCATCGAAGGCATCGCGGCGTCGAAGCAGCGCGGGATGGCGCGCGTGCTCGGATCGTTGGGCGTGCGGCATATCGGATCGGCGACGGCGCGGACACTGGCGATGCATTTTGAGGATGTGGACGCGCTGATGGGGGCGGAGGAGGCGGCGCTGACGCAAGTGCCGGATGTCGGGCCGATCGTGGCGGCTTCGCTGCACAAGTATCTGCACTCGGCGGCGGGGCGGGCGACGCTGCACGGGCTGCGCGATGCGGGCGTGGACCTGACAAGCCGGGAGTATCAGCAGCGCGCTTCGACGCCCGACTCGCCCTTCAAGGGCAAGACCATCGTGCTCACCGGCACGCTGGCGCACTTCAAGCGGGAGGATCTCAAGGAGAAGCTCGAAGGGCTCGGCGCGAAGGTGTCGGGGAGCGTCTCCAAGAAGACGGACTTCGTCATCGCCGGCGAGGAGGCGGGGAGCAAGCTCGACAAGGCGCAGGCGCTGGGGGTCGAAGTGTGGGACGAGGCGAAGCTGATGGCGACGATGAAGAAGTTGTGACGAGCGGCGGGGGAGCGGTCGACGGGGCCGTTGGCCCCATTTCGCGCACCGTCGTTTCGCGGTTTGCGCACAGCGATGGCGCATCGGACGCGGTCGTGCGCGCGCGATGAATGTAAGTCCTTGATTGATCGCGCACCGGCGCGCCGGGGCCTCCGCGCCGGTGCGCACCGGACCGTCCGGTGCGCGCCGGGACCCCGAAACAGGGGTGAAATTGCTCGATATTGAGGCGTGAACGGGGGCACACCGGTGCGTCGAAAAACCGGGGGGCGGGCGCGCCGGTGCGATGGGGCGAATCAGCCGGAGGCGTCGAGGGCGTTGCGGGCGGACGACCGGGCCTACAATCCCGCCATGACCGTCTTCGTGTGGATCGGTTTCATCGTGATGATTCTGGGGATGCTGGCGCTGGACCTGGGCGTGTTTCATCGCCGGGACGCGGTGATCAGTCTGCGCGCGTCGCTGGGTTGGACGGCGGTGTGGGTGGCGGTGTCGCTTTTGTTCAACGTCGGCATCTATTTCATGTACGACTATCACCTTTTGGGCATCGGCGAACGCATCGGCACGGACCTGGGCGGGCGGCAGGCGGCGATGGAGTTCCTGTCCGGCTACCTCATCGAAAAGTCGCTGAGCATCGACAACATTTTCGTCATCGCCGCGATATTCTCGTACTTTCACGTGCCCGAAGCCCTCAAGCATCGCGTGCTTTTCTGGGGCGTGCTCGGGGCGCTGGTCCTGCGCGGGGCGATGATCGGCGTCGGGGCGGCGCTGATCAACCGTTTCGAATGGCTCGAATACGTGCTCGGCGCGGTGCTGATCGTCACCGCTTTGAAAATGCTCTTCGCGCATGAGTCCGATGCCCATCCGGATCGCAACCCGCTGGTGAAACTGGCGCGGAAGTTTTATCCCGTGACGCGCGATTATGAGGGGCATCATTTTTTCTCGCACCTTGGCGGCCGGCGGGCCATCACGCCGCTCATGCTCGTGCTGCTGGCGGTCGAGAGCATGGACGCGGTGTTCGCGGTGGACTCGATCCCGGCGATCTTCGGCGTGACGCGCGAGCCGTTCATCGTCTTCACGTCCAACGTCTTCGCCGTGCTGGGCCTGCGAAGCTTGTACTTCGCCCTGGCCGCGGTGCTCGACCGGTTCGAGAAGCTCAAGTATTCGCTGGTGTTCATCCTGATCTTCGTCGGCGTGAAGATGCTCATCTCGCACTGGGTCGCGATCGAGACATGGTTCAGTCTGGCGGTGATCGTCGTGTCGCTGGCGACGGGGATGGTCGTGTCGATGATGACGCACGGTGAAGCGAATGATGATGATGACGATGCGGATGAACCCGGCGCGTGAACGGCGTCGGACCCCGAAAAATGCGGAGAAATCCTACAATTATTGCTTGGCGGCGGGGTGATCGTGGGGGTATACTCGGGTTGTGGGAAATGCGCCGCTTACGGCGTGGAAAATCAAATCCTTAGAAGAGGCCAGCAAATCATGATGCATGGGTTGCAACGCGTATGGATCGCATGTGCGGCGAGTCTGATCTGTGTCGGCTCGGCGAAGGCGAGCTTGGTCGCGTGGTGGGAACTGGATGATGCGGACGGGTCGGCGGCCGTGCACGCCACGGTCGGTTCCGATGGCACGTACAACAATTTCAACACGGGCGACTGGGAGAACGCCGGTTCGCCCGGCGACGCCAGCGCGCCGGCGAACTCCGTGAACCTCGACGCCGTCGGGGCCGCGCACTATCTGGACTTGGGCTCGAGCGGCGGGCCGCTCAACGGGCTGGCGCACTTCACGATTTCGATGTGGGTTCAGATGGACAGCACGTCCGTGGACATGACCTTCCTGTCCGTCGGTCAGTTCACCACGGGGCAGCCCCTCGTGTTCTGGCGCGATGAGGACGATTCGCTGGGCGGCGGGACCAACAACAACACCATCGCCGCCCTCGTCGGCAACGCCCGCGTGTCCGGCTCCAACAACGTGCTGGCCAATACCGGCTGGCATCATGTCGCGCTCACCTTCGCGCCGAATCTGTCCACGGGGCTTCAACTCTACGTCGATGGCGTGAACGTCACCGCCCATCGCTCCGGCACCACCGCCTCGAGCTTCTCCACCATCACCACCAAAGTCCTCCGCGCCGGGCAGGTCTCCGACGCCGTCAGCGCCTCCAAGCAGTTCGACGGACACATGGACGAGATCGCCATCTATGACGAAACGCTCAATGCCCATGCAATCTCCGTCCTGGCCGGCGGGGCGGCGGCGACGGCGGTGATTCCCGAGCCGACGTCAATGATGCTGCTGGGTCTTGGATCGCTCGTGCTGATGCGCCGCTCACGGATGCGCGTGGCATAGGCGGAATCTTCCACGACATCGATGCTACACTGTCGACGCCATGCGTGTGCTGAGCGTCAACACCGCCCGTCCGCGCCTGCTTGTTCACAGCGGGCACAGCTACACCACCGCCATCAACAAGCAGCCGGTCGACGGCCCGGTTGCCGTGTCGCATGAACACGTCGGTGACGATCGGCAGGCGGACCGGGAAAATCACGGCGGGCCGCACATGGCGATCTGCGTGTACCCGCGCGAACACTACGGCCCCGTCGGCGACTTTCTCGGCGTGGCGCTCGACGTGCCGAGCTTCGGCGAGAACTTCACCACCGAAGGCCTCGACGAAACGGTGATCTCGATCGGCGATACGCTGAGCGTCGGGTCGGCGGCGGTGCAGGTCACCAAGCCGCGACAGCCGTGCTCGAAGCTCGCGCGCAAGCACGATCGTCCCGACCTGCTGCCGTACATTCACGAAACGGGCTACACGGGCTTCTACCTCCGCGTGCTGACCCCCGGAAGCGTGCGAGCGGGTGATGCGATCACGCTCGTCCACCGGCCGCATCCCGAGTTGACCGTCGCCGCGACGATGCGCGCGATGTTCAACGCCGACACCGATCCGGCGTTCTACGAAAAGCTCGTCGCGTGCGAGGAGCTCGCCCCGGATTGGCGGGGGCGATTTGCTAGGAAATTGTGATGGGGTGATATGGTGAAGTGGTGATATTGCAGAGCGTCCGCCACCACTTCTCCATATCACGATATCACCATTTCGCCACTTCACCATCGCAGATGTTAAACT is a genomic window of Planctomycetota bacterium containing:
- the ligA gene encoding NAD-dependent DNA ligase LigA, which translates into the protein MSKSNLDEARKRAAKLREEIERHNRLYYVQAAPQITDQQFDALLKGLQDLEAAHPELVTSDSPTQRVGGEPIEGFDTVEHASPMMSIDNTYDEQDLRKWMARNEKNLAAEGGGLFGEAIGYVCMPKIDGVAISLRYEQGKLIRAVTRGDGRRGDDITANAKTIRAIPLSLESTQKHPVPDVIDIRGEVFMTFDTFNKINAEREAAGEALFANPRNFTAGTLKQLDPKVTARRSLRFYAHSRGIVEPDHAGSFSDYLEALKSWGVPVTAGTERFDDADKVWRYIADYDKQRRAWAYPVDGVVVTIDRFDQQRALGETSKAPRWRIAYKYAPDQATTKLMQVDWQVGKIGKLTPRATMEPVELAGTTVSHATLHNFGYITKLDIRLHDHVVVEKAGEIIPQVVEVKKDQRTGHEKKIHPPEKCPECGGPVEIIMDPDRVKKVEKDAENHEPIGDADETGRFCINPECPAQFREKLIWFAHRGQMDIDGLGEKLVDQLLAHNLVHHFADLYALKAEQLAGLERMGEKSAANVIEGIAASKQRGMARVLGSLGVRHIGSATARTLAMHFEDVDALMGAEEAALTQVPDVGPIVAASLHKYLHSAAGRATLHGLRDAGVDLTSREYQQRASTPDSPFKGKTIVLTGTLAHFKREDLKEKLEGLGAKVSGSVSKKTDFVIAGEEAGSKLDKAQALGVEVWDEAKLMATMKKL
- a CDS encoding TerC/Alx family metal homeostasis membrane protein, encoding MTVFVWIGFIVMILGMLALDLGVFHRRDAVISLRASLGWTAVWVAVSLLFNVGIYFMYDYHLLGIGERIGTDLGGRQAAMEFLSGYLIEKSLSIDNIFVIAAIFSYFHVPEALKHRVLFWGVLGALVLRGAMIGVGAALINRFEWLEYVLGAVLIVTALKMLFAHESDAHPDRNPLVKLARKFYPVTRDYEGHHFFSHLGGRRAITPLMLVLLAVESMDAVFAVDSIPAIFGVTREPFIVFTSNVFAVLGLRSLYFALAAVLDRFEKLKYSLVFILIFVGVKMLISHWVAIETWFSLAVIVVSLATGMVVSMMTHGEANDDDDDADEPGA
- a CDS encoding PEP-CTERM sorting domain-containing protein, translating into MMHGLQRVWIACAASLICVGSAKASLVAWWELDDADGSAAVHATVGSDGTYNNFNTGDWENAGSPGDASAPANSVNLDAVGAAHYLDLGSSGGPLNGLAHFTISMWVQMDSTSVDMTFLSVGQFTTGQPLVFWRDEDDSLGGGTNNNTIAALVGNARVSGSNNVLANTGWHHVALTFAPNLSTGLQLYVDGVNVTAHRSGTTASSFSTITTKVLRAGQVSDAVSASKQFDGHMDEIAIYDETLNAHAISVLAGGAAATAVIPEPTSMMLLGLGSLVLMRRSRMRVA
- a CDS encoding MOSC domain-containing protein, whose product is MRVLSVNTARPRLLVHSGHSYTTAINKQPVDGPVAVSHEHVGDDRQADRENHGGPHMAICVYPREHYGPVGDFLGVALDVPSFGENFTTEGLDETVISIGDTLSVGSAAVQVTKPRQPCSKLARKHDRPDLLPYIHETGYTGFYLRVLTPGSVRAGDAITLVHRPHPELTVAATMRAMFNADTDPAFYEKLVACEELAPDWRGRFARKL